A window of the Gossypium arboreum isolate Shixiya-1 chromosome 2, ASM2569848v2, whole genome shotgun sequence genome harbors these coding sequences:
- the LOC108486722 gene encoding uncharacterized protein LOC108486722 isoform X1 — MLAVAFRTKGELLLYFKMVGLSWLSAILVGAGCLALGYCIGRHRPTCIFLSSRGAKDTTVSKVNKKIKEPLEIEKLADILEDFKMVLVVRNDLKMGKGKIAAQCSHATLGLYKKLLHRAPKALNRWEMCAQPKVVVKIDSEEDMLVLQERAKSLNIPTHITIDAGRTQIAPNSRTVMAILGPIEMVDDVTGGLKLL; from the exons ATGCTTGCTGTGGCTTTTAGGACAAAGGGGGAATTATTGTTGTACTTTAAAATGGTGGGTTTGTCATGGTTGAGTGCCATCCTAGTTGGGGCGGGCTGCCTTGCACTAGGGTACTGCATTGGTAGGCACCGTCCTACATGTATATTTCTCTCATCAAGAGGAGCTAAAGATACTACAGTCTCTAAAGTAAATAAGAAGATCAAAGAACCCTTGGAAATCGAAAAGTTGGCAGACATTCTAGAGGATTTTAAAATG GTACTGGTTGTAAGAAACGATCTTAAGATGGGTAAAGGGAAAATTGCTGCCCAATGCAG TCATGCAACTTTGGGTCTTTACAAAAAACTCCTACATCGAGCACCAAAAGCTTTGAACAG GTGGGAGATGTGTGCTCAGCCAAAGGTGGTTGTGAAAATTGATAGCGAGGAAGATATGCTAGTTTTGCAA GAGAGGGCAAAATCATTAAACATACCGACACATATCACCATTGATGCAGGGAGAACTCAGATTGCACCAA ATTCGAGGACGGTGATGGCTATTCTTG GTCCTATTGAAATGGTGGATGATGTAACTGGTGGACTGAAGCTATTGTAA
- the LOC108486722 gene encoding uncharacterized protein LOC108486722 isoform X2, with protein MVGLSWLSAILVGAGCLALGYCIGRHRPTCIFLSSRGAKDTTVSKVNKKIKEPLEIEKLADILEDFKMVLVVRNDLKMGKGKIAAQCSHATLGLYKKLLHRAPKALNRWEMCAQPKVVVKIDSEEDMLVLQERAKSLNIPTHITIDAGRTQIAPNSRTVMAILGPIEMVDDVTGGLKLL; from the exons ATGGTGGGTTTGTCATGGTTGAGTGCCATCCTAGTTGGGGCGGGCTGCCTTGCACTAGGGTACTGCATTGGTAGGCACCGTCCTACATGTATATTTCTCTCATCAAGAGGAGCTAAAGATACTACAGTCTCTAAAGTAAATAAGAAGATCAAAGAACCCTTGGAAATCGAAAAGTTGGCAGACATTCTAGAGGATTTTAAAATG GTACTGGTTGTAAGAAACGATCTTAAGATGGGTAAAGGGAAAATTGCTGCCCAATGCAG TCATGCAACTTTGGGTCTTTACAAAAAACTCCTACATCGAGCACCAAAAGCTTTGAACAG GTGGGAGATGTGTGCTCAGCCAAAGGTGGTTGTGAAAATTGATAGCGAGGAAGATATGCTAGTTTTGCAA GAGAGGGCAAAATCATTAAACATACCGACACATATCACCATTGATGCAGGGAGAACTCAGATTGCACCAA ATTCGAGGACGGTGATGGCTATTCTTG GTCCTATTGAAATGGTGGATGATGTAACTGGTGGACTGAAGCTATTGTAA